From Erigeron canadensis isolate Cc75 chromosome 8, C_canadensis_v1, whole genome shotgun sequence, one genomic window encodes:
- the LOC122579928 gene encoding aspartyl protease family protein 1-like isoform X3 — MSIYDPKESSTSKKVTCNHRMCTASCPGSGTVSTCPYSSSYVSSQTSTSGILLEDCLHLETDDNYAKVVNAFVTFGCGQVQTGSLLHVAAPNGIFGLGMEKLSVPGILAREGYIADSFSMCFGHDGTGRISFGDKGSIDQEETPFCFDASHPTYTITATQLRVGASLINSSFTALFDSGTSFTYLVDPHYTRLTKLFHAQTKDSRRLTDKSIPFEYCYAMSSEANTSQIPALTLTMKGSGQFNIYNPVVIVHTRPEVVYCLAVMYDAEMSIIGQNFMTGYRIIFDREKLVLGWKKSSCYDIDNSTSFSSRPLNTSVPPAVAAGLEGEGNRNRDYSSAVSSTITNCYLNYNCIYFLIIHSFVAVIILPYSL; from the exons ATGAGTATCTACGATCCAAAGGAATCATCAACGAGCAAAAAAGTTACTTGTAACCACAGGATGTGTACTGCTAGTTGTCCGGGAAGCGGAACAGTCAGCACTTGCCCATATTCATCATCTTATGTCTCTTCTCAAACTTCAACCTCTGGAATATTATTGGAGGATTGTCTTCACTTAGAAACAGATGATAACTATGCAAAAGTGGTCAATGCATTTGTGACATTCGG GTGTGGGCAGGTACAAACTGGGTCGCTTCTACATGTTGCAGCCCCAAATGGTATTTTTGGGCTGGGTATGGAGAAATTATCAGTTCCTGGCATCTTAGCACGAGAAGGCTACATAGCAGATTCTTTCTCTATGTGTTTTGGGCATGATGGAACCGGTAGGATCAGTTTCGGTGATAAAGGCAGCATTGACCAGGAAGAGACGCCGTTTTGTTTCGATGCATCACA CCCAACATATACTATTACAGCAACACAACTTCGTGTAGGTGCCTCCCTTATCAACTCTAGTTTCACTGCTCTTTTTGATTCTGGTACCTCCTTCACTTATCTCGTTGACCCACACTACACAAGGCTGACAAAGTTG TTTCATGCACAAACAAAAGATTCACGGCGGTTAACTGATAAATCAATCCCCTTTGAGTATTGCTATGCTATGAG TTCTGAAGCGAATACTAGTCAGATCCCAGCTCTGACCTTGACCATGAAAGGGAGTGGTCAATTTAATATCTACAATCCCGTTGTTATTGTCCACACGCGC CCAGAAGTTGTGTACTGTTTGGCTGTTATGTATGATGCAGAAATGAGCATAATTGGAC AAAACTTCATGACTGGCTATCGTATCATATTTGATAGAGAGAAACTCGTTCTTGGCTGGAAGAAGTCCAGTT GTTATGACATTGATAATTCGACTTCCTTCTCGTCTAGACCATTGAACACAAGTGTCCCTCCTGCTGTTGCTGCTGGGCTTGAAGGTGAAGGGAATAGAAATCGGGATTATAGCTCTGCTGTATCATCAACTATCACTAATTGTTACTTAAATTATAACTGCatttatttccttattattcATTCTTTCGTTGCAGTTATTATTCTTCCCTATTCTTTATAA
- the LOC122579928 gene encoding aspartyl protease family protein 1-like isoform X1: MQSFVGLNIFFFLIIITTATTTNVFTLKMHHRFSDPVKKWASQNNNFPPKGSVEFYSQLTHHDRLFRGRGLSDSRLTFSDGNSSFRIKGLAYLHYTIISLGTPGQKFFVALDTGSDLFWVPCECRRCASIDNTPYSSKFNMSIYDPKESSTSKKVTCNHRMCTASCPGSGTVSTCPYSSSYVSSQTSTSGILLEDCLHLETDDNYAKVVNAFVTFGCGQVQTGSLLHVAAPNGIFGLGMEKLSVPGILAREGYIADSFSMCFGHDGTGRISFGDKGSIDQEETPFCFDASHPTYTITATQLRVGASLINSSFTALFDSGTSFTYLVDPHYTRLTKLFHAQTKDSRRLTDKSIPFEYCYAMSSEANTSQIPALTLTMKGSGQFNIYNPVVIVHTRPEVVYCLAVMYDAEMSIIGQNFMTGYRIIFDREKLVLGWKKSSCYDIDNSTSFSSRPLNTSVPPAVAAGLEGEGNRNRDYSSAVSSTITNCYLNYNCIYFLIIHSFVAVIILPYSL; encoded by the exons ATGCAATCATTTGTTGGTCtcaacatcttcttcttcttaataataattacaactGCAACTACCACAAATGTATTCACTTTAAAGATGCACCACCGTTTCTCTGATCCTGTTAAAAAATGGGCTTCACAAAACAACAATTTTCCTCCTAAAGGCAGTGTTGAGTTTTATTCCCAGTTGACTCACCATGACCGCCTTTTTCGGGGCCGGGGTCTTTCCGATTCCAGACTTACCTTTTCAGATGGCAATTCCAGTTTCCGCATCAAAGGATTGGCTTA TTTGCATTACACGATAATCTCCTTAGGGACGCCGGGACAGAAGTTCTTTGTAGCGCTTGATACTGGGAGTGATCTATTTTGGGTGCCATGTGAGTGCCGCCGATGTGCCTCTATAGATAACACACCTTATAGCTCT AAATTTAATATGAGTATCTACGATCCAAAGGAATCATCAACGAGCAAAAAAGTTACTTGTAACCACAGGATGTGTACTGCTAGTTGTCCGGGAAGCGGAACAGTCAGCACTTGCCCATATTCATCATCTTATGTCTCTTCTCAAACTTCAACCTCTGGAATATTATTGGAGGATTGTCTTCACTTAGAAACAGATGATAACTATGCAAAAGTGGTCAATGCATTTGTGACATTCGG GTGTGGGCAGGTACAAACTGGGTCGCTTCTACATGTTGCAGCCCCAAATGGTATTTTTGGGCTGGGTATGGAGAAATTATCAGTTCCTGGCATCTTAGCACGAGAAGGCTACATAGCAGATTCTTTCTCTATGTGTTTTGGGCATGATGGAACCGGTAGGATCAGTTTCGGTGATAAAGGCAGCATTGACCAGGAAGAGACGCCGTTTTGTTTCGATGCATCACA CCCAACATATACTATTACAGCAACACAACTTCGTGTAGGTGCCTCCCTTATCAACTCTAGTTTCACTGCTCTTTTTGATTCTGGTACCTCCTTCACTTATCTCGTTGACCCACACTACACAAGGCTGACAAAGTTG TTTCATGCACAAACAAAAGATTCACGGCGGTTAACTGATAAATCAATCCCCTTTGAGTATTGCTATGCTATGAG TTCTGAAGCGAATACTAGTCAGATCCCAGCTCTGACCTTGACCATGAAAGGGAGTGGTCAATTTAATATCTACAATCCCGTTGTTATTGTCCACACGCGC CCAGAAGTTGTGTACTGTTTGGCTGTTATGTATGATGCAGAAATGAGCATAATTGGAC AAAACTTCATGACTGGCTATCGTATCATATTTGATAGAGAGAAACTCGTTCTTGGCTGGAAGAAGTCCAGTT GTTATGACATTGATAATTCGACTTCCTTCTCGTCTAGACCATTGAACACAAGTGTCCCTCCTGCTGTTGCTGCTGGGCTTGAAGGTGAAGGGAATAGAAATCGGGATTATAGCTCTGCTGTATCATCAACTATCACTAATTGTTACTTAAATTATAACTGCatttatttccttattattcATTCTTTCGTTGCAGTTATTATTCTTCCCTATTCTTTATAA
- the LOC122579928 gene encoding aspartyl protease family protein 1-like isoform X2 gives MQSFVGLNIFFFLIIITTATTTNVFTLKMHHRFSDPVKKWASQNNNFPPKGSVEFYSQLTHHDRLFRGRGLSDSRLTFSDGNSSFRIKGLAYLHYTIISLGTPGQKFFVALDTGSDLFWVPCECRRCASIDNTPYSSKFNMSIYDPKESSTSKKVTCNHRMCTASCPGSGTVSTCPYSSSYVSSQTSTSGILLEDCLHLETDDNYAKVVNAFVTFGCGQVQTGSLLHVAAPNGIFGLGMEKLSVPGILAREGYIADSFSMCFGHDGTGRISFGDKGSIDQEETPFCFDASHPTYTITATQLRFHAQTKDSRRLTDKSIPFEYCYAMSSEANTSQIPALTLTMKGSGQFNIYNPVVIVHTRPEVVYCLAVMYDAEMSIIGQNFMTGYRIIFDREKLVLGWKKSSCYDIDNSTSFSSRPLNTSVPPAVAAGLEGEGNRNRDYSSAVSSTITNCYLNYNCIYFLIIHSFVAVIILPYSL, from the exons ATGCAATCATTTGTTGGTCtcaacatcttcttcttcttaataataattacaactGCAACTACCACAAATGTATTCACTTTAAAGATGCACCACCGTTTCTCTGATCCTGTTAAAAAATGGGCTTCACAAAACAACAATTTTCCTCCTAAAGGCAGTGTTGAGTTTTATTCCCAGTTGACTCACCATGACCGCCTTTTTCGGGGCCGGGGTCTTTCCGATTCCAGACTTACCTTTTCAGATGGCAATTCCAGTTTCCGCATCAAAGGATTGGCTTA TTTGCATTACACGATAATCTCCTTAGGGACGCCGGGACAGAAGTTCTTTGTAGCGCTTGATACTGGGAGTGATCTATTTTGGGTGCCATGTGAGTGCCGCCGATGTGCCTCTATAGATAACACACCTTATAGCTCT AAATTTAATATGAGTATCTACGATCCAAAGGAATCATCAACGAGCAAAAAAGTTACTTGTAACCACAGGATGTGTACTGCTAGTTGTCCGGGAAGCGGAACAGTCAGCACTTGCCCATATTCATCATCTTATGTCTCTTCTCAAACTTCAACCTCTGGAATATTATTGGAGGATTGTCTTCACTTAGAAACAGATGATAACTATGCAAAAGTGGTCAATGCATTTGTGACATTCGG GTGTGGGCAGGTACAAACTGGGTCGCTTCTACATGTTGCAGCCCCAAATGGTATTTTTGGGCTGGGTATGGAGAAATTATCAGTTCCTGGCATCTTAGCACGAGAAGGCTACATAGCAGATTCTTTCTCTATGTGTTTTGGGCATGATGGAACCGGTAGGATCAGTTTCGGTGATAAAGGCAGCATTGACCAGGAAGAGACGCCGTTTTGTTTCGATGCATCACA CCCAACATATACTATTACAGCAACACAACTTCGT TTTCATGCACAAACAAAAGATTCACGGCGGTTAACTGATAAATCAATCCCCTTTGAGTATTGCTATGCTATGAG TTCTGAAGCGAATACTAGTCAGATCCCAGCTCTGACCTTGACCATGAAAGGGAGTGGTCAATTTAATATCTACAATCCCGTTGTTATTGTCCACACGCGC CCAGAAGTTGTGTACTGTTTGGCTGTTATGTATGATGCAGAAATGAGCATAATTGGAC AAAACTTCATGACTGGCTATCGTATCATATTTGATAGAGAGAAACTCGTTCTTGGCTGGAAGAAGTCCAGTT GTTATGACATTGATAATTCGACTTCCTTCTCGTCTAGACCATTGAACACAAGTGTCCCTCCTGCTGTTGCTGCTGGGCTTGAAGGTGAAGGGAATAGAAATCGGGATTATAGCTCTGCTGTATCATCAACTATCACTAATTGTTACTTAAATTATAACTGCatttatttccttattattcATTCTTTCGTTGCAGTTATTATTCTTCCCTATTCTTTATAA